From the Lolium rigidum isolate FL_2022 chromosome 2, APGP_CSIRO_Lrig_0.1, whole genome shotgun sequence genome, one window contains:
- the LOC124690091 gene encoding uncharacterized protein LOC124690091: protein MENMNLLPLTMQQAGLVKLSESVAVNIATSELEKDSEPVDLSNATNEQEHHVFETRLERERLHHQLDSSAINVAAGSKDVLSSESLISENDFAPLNVVVAEDIPVLPSGVVVHDLTSDEKVDKDNRLKKRKRLALPTTVPARKSPRLARMRDESIPQCSDSILKTKNITKSSVCTKSASRQDGKTVTSAIPISPSATKSPTVKDGNSKDSAIPISPTVVDAQTPKSFTGTNTCRSIVVSPVQQQHHHLPSDISGSKCRISPLVHANLGGYGLEQHPPIRVSEDIIHAVRNLSESVKKSGILSRFVGLDSITATRPLRKRKRVDKGTSSLGEKKYSHPDDDVAADFVLNVAPLSWSNPEAETAGNTSSDVDFEEFTLSEEVQQVMEGNITHLSEKGVKELAKYEKASKAFLERQRALKSAAEPTVTQHGNYIQSVTPKVQPHKVRVKKSSHFMQSPFDSAIKVTAEQEEIYQLIMLSNKHQRPVKSNIRKYQIIKYQDSWAHTSDLADSIHGRGELSNHCMEVGIEYLRRTNTVEGKVIVPFQTSLFLMNGEFEKKAVVSLFKRTSDYSLSVMKQVTFVVFEEISRGNKEGNHWIKYIWKVHYSTSKIQIENWEIKVIDVPMQETKYVTHL from the exons atggagaatatgaatcTGTTGCCCTTAACAATGCAACAAGCCGGGCTGGTGAAACTATCTGAATCTGTTGCCGTAAACATTGCAACATCTGAGTTGGAGAAGGATTCTGAACCTGTTGACTTGAGCAATGCAACAAATGAGCAAGAGCATCATGTTTTTGAGACTAGACTAGAAAG GGAAAGACTTCATCATCAATTGGACTCTAGTGCTATAAATGTTGCAGCAGGAAGCAAAGATGTACTTTCCTCGGAGAGTCTCATTTCAGAAAATGATTTTGCCCCCTTGAATGTTGTCGTTGCTGAAGACATACCTGTCCTCCCTAGTGGTGTTGTTGTTCACGATTTAACTTCTGATGAGAAGGTGGACAAGGATAATCGGTTAAAGAAAAG GAAACGTCTTGCATTGCCGACAACTGTACCAGCAAGAAAATCTCCAAGGCTTGCACGAATGCGTGATGAAAGCATTCCTCAATGTTCAGATTCAATTCTGAAAACCAAGAATATTACAAAATCTTCAGTTTGTACTAAGTCTGCAAGTAGGCAAGATGGGAAAACAGTTACCAGTGCCATTCCAATATCTCCTTCTGCTACAAAATCGCCGACAGTAAAAGATGGCAATTCAAAAGACAGTGCAATCCCTATCTCTCCAACTGTTGTTGATGCTCAGACTCCAAAATCTTTCACTGGAACCAACACTTGCAGGTCCATTGTTGTTTCTCCTGTACAACAGCAACATCATCATCTACCAAGTGATATTTCTGGAAGCAAATGCAGAATATCTCCTCTTGTGCATGCAAATCTTGGTGGTTATGGGTTAGAGCAGCATCCCCCTATTAGAGTCTCAGAAGATATCATACATGCTGTTAGGAATCTTTCTGAATCTGTCAAGAAATCTGGGATACTTTCAAGATTTGTTGGGTTGGATAGTATTACTGCTACACGGCCTTTACGTAAAAGAAAACGGGTTGATAAAGGAACTTCATCACTTGGTGAAAAGAAATATAGTCATCCTG ATGACGATGTAGCTGCTGATTTTGTGTTGAATGTTGCTCctctatcttggtcaaatcctgaaG CTGAAACTGCTGGAAACACATCAAGCGATGTTGATTTTGAAGAATTCACCTTATCTGAGGAGGTTCAGCAAGTAATGGAAGGAAACATTACTCACCTAAGTGAAAAGGGAGTTAAAGAGCTTGCAAAGTATGAGAAGGCATCTAAAGCCTTCTTAGAAAGGCAGCGAGCATTGAAATCAGCTGCTGAACCTACTGTTACACAACATGGAAATTACATCCAAAGCGTAACACCAAAGGTTCAGCCACATAAAGTGAGAGTCAAGAAGTCGTCACACTTCATGCAGTCACCTTTTGACAGTGCAATTAAAGTGACAGCTGAACAAGAAGAAATTTACCAGCTTATCATGCTGAGCAACAAGCATCAAAGACCAGTGAAATCAAATATCAGAAA GTACCAAATCATCAAATACCAAGATAGCTGGGCTCACACAAGTGATTTAGCCGATTCTATACATGGTAGAGGTGAATTGTCTAATCACTGTATGGAAGTTGGCATTGAGTACCTGCGGCGCACTAACACTGTTGAAGGGAAGGTGATAGTCCCATTTCAAACATCCCTTTTCCtgatgaatggtgaatttgagaaGAAAGCTGTTGTGTCTCTGTTCAAAAGAACCTCAGATTATTCACTTAGTGTGATGAAGCAG GTTACTTTTGTTGTTTTTGAAGAAATATCAAGAGGAAATAAAGAAGGAAATCACTG GATCAAGTATATATGGAAGGTGCACTATAGTACATCCAAGATTCAGATTGAGAACTGGGAAATAAAAGTTATTGATGTTCCCATGCAGGAAACAAAGTACGTCACGCAT CTTTGA
- the LOC124687211 gene encoding protein mago nashi homolog 1, with protein MATVGGATNGAGGDDEFYLRYYVGHKGKFGHEFLEFEFRPDGKLRYANNSNYKNDTMIRKEVFVSPSILREARRIIQDSDIMKEDDSNWPEPDRVGRQELEIVMGNEHISFTTSKIGSLVDVQTSNDPEGLRIFYYLVQDLKCFVFSLINLHFKIKPIQS; from the exons ATGGCGACGGTGGGCGGCGCCACCAATGgagccggcggcgacgacgagttcTACCTGCGGTACTACGTGGGGCACAAGGGGAAGTTCGGGCACGAGTTCCTCGAGTTCGAGTTCCGCCCCGACGGCAAGCTCCGCTACGCCAACAACTCCAACTACAAGAACGACACCATGATCCGCAAGGAGGTCTTCGTCTCCCCCTCCATCCTCCGCGAGGCCAGGAGGATCATCCAGGACTCAGAT ATCATGAAGGAGGACGACAGCAACTGGCCGGAGCCCGACCGTGTTGGAAGGCAGGAGCTCGAGATTGTCATGGGGAACGAGCacatctccttcaccacctcgAAGATTGGCTCCCTCGTCGACGTCCAGACCAGCAATGATCCGGAGGGCCTGCGCATCTTCTACTACCTCGTGCAG GATTTGAAGTGTTTTGTTTTTTCGCTTATCAACCTCCACTTTAAGATCAAGCCTATTCAATCTTGA
- the LOC124692340 gene encoding heat stress transcription factor A-3-like has translation MDHDHTGTTNHPDAATAAASMDAAMLLEPKFEMEPLLQQQHLPSPHYVALNHHQQQPPRPPLSLAVPPCEPPRPLEALLQGPQLPPFLSKTYDLVTDPHLDGVISWGRAGNSFVVWDPSTFARDVLPHNFKHNNFSSFVRQLNTYGFRKVHADRWEFAHEGFLRGSKHLLKTIVRRRSSPTQQSSLQPGSSIFRKTQPSSSGESTLDPELHSLRTEKNALLQEVARLKKEHNQTIEHMNTLNQRLETAEGRQKQVVSFLAKLLQNPDFLRQLKMHRERREEIDSARVRRKFLKHAPHGSTDSGDSSSPRTGESGLELHACSPAHPIAHDAIADLQNFLLEDTDLSDGMLPANFGIDGVQAPEDIGAMVQGFDTQDELDLGARADLLGLPPSSGTAHCQDPTIGRSKGKNVMCPGLDGTSSETDCLVSLPDNMGMVSRAMAGNLVDADGEQTWGVDAYLQSSGSGSGQQAYGTLASDPYLMEIANRPERFWELDFEALDGDLHLDKCVIGDPALQQHRGNMKP, from the exons ATGGACCACGACCACACCGGCACCACCAACCAcccagacgccgccaccgccgccgcctccatggaCGCCGCGATGCTGCTGGAGCCCAAGTTCGAGATGGAGCCGCTGCTGCAGCAGCAGCACCTGCCTTCGCCCCACTACGTCGCGCTGaaccaccaccagcagcagccgccgcggccgccgctctCGTTGGCGGTGCCGCCCTGCGAGCCGCCGCGCCCGCTGGAGGCGCTGCTGCAGGGCCCGCAGCTGCCGCCGTTCCTCTCCAAGACCTACGACCTCGTCACCGACCCGCACCTCGACGGGGTCATCTCCTGGGGCCGCGCCGGCAACAGCTTCGTCGTATGGGACCCATCCACCTTCGCGCGCGACGTGCTACCGCACAACTTCAAGCACAACAACTTCTCAAGCTTCGTCAGGCAGCTCAACACATAT GGTTTTCGCAAGGTTCATGCTGACAGATGGGAGTTTGCCCATGAGGGATTTCTTCGGGGCAGCAAACATCTGCTGAAGACGATTGTCAGGCGCCGGTCCTCGCCAACGCAACAAAGCAGCCTTCAGCCTGGTTCATCTATTTTCAGGAAGACACAGCCTAGTTCTTCCGGTGAATCCACTCTCGACCCTGAGCTCCATTCCCTGAGAACAGAGAAGAACGCACTGCTACAGGAGGTGGCCAGGCTGAAGAAGGAGCACAACCAGACGATTGAGCATATGAACACACTGAACCAGAGGCTGGAAACAGCTGAGGGCCGGCAGAAGCAGGTGGTCTCCTTCTTGGCCAAGCTCCTCCAGAACCCAGATTTCCTGAGGCAACTGAAGATGCACAGGGAGAGAAGGGAGGAGATCGACTCCGCCAGAGTGAGGAGGAAGTTCCTGAAGCATGCACCGCACGGCAGCACGGACTCCGGTGACTCCAGCTCGCCGCGTACTGGAGAGAGTGGTTTGGAGCTCCATGCATGCTCCCCTGCACACCCAATTGCACATGACGCCATTGCAGATCTACAGAACTTTCTTCTGGAAGACACGGACCTCAGCGATGGCATGTTGCCAGCCAACTTTGGCATCGACGGAGTCCAAGCACCGGAGGACATCGGGGCTATGGTCCAGGGGTTCGACACGCAAGATGAACTTGATCTAGGTGCCAGGGCTGACCTGCTGGGACTACCTCCATCTTCTGGTACCGCTCATTGCCAAGATCCTACAATTGGCAGGTCCAAGGGAAAGAATGTGATGTGTCCAGGATTGGATGGTACATCTTCTGAAACAGATTGCCTCGTTTCGTTGCCGGACAACATGGGGATGGTTTCACGCGCCATGGCTGGCAACTTGGTCGATGCAGATGGTGAGCAAACTTGGGGCGTGGATGCTTATTTACAAAGTTCTGGCAGTGGCAGTGGTCAACAAGCCTATGGTACCCTTGCTAGTGATCCCTATCTGATGGAGATCGCCAACAGACCTGAGAGATTCTGGGAGCTCGATTTTGAAGCACTGGATGGAGACCTGCACCTGGACAAGTGTGTTATTGGCGACCCTGCTCTTCAGCAACACAGAGGAAACATGAAGCCGTAG
- the LOC124690090 gene encoding uncharacterized protein LOC124690090, which produces MLGDERFAINAWSSLQIDAVGAMDAQEYDSTIFGVLELKDEYKEDIAREMGLFGGPNGFEAWMNLNTHPSCKQKQRIKAYTLMQTFASGLNGLLSNLVQGMTESADTDTRK; this is translated from the exons ATGCTTGGAGATGAACGTTTTGCTATTAATGCTTGGTCTAGCTTACAAATTGATGCTGTTGGTGCAATGGATGCACAGGAGTACGATTCAACCATATTCGGTGTTCTGGAG CTGAAGGATGAGTATAAGGAGGACATTGCTAGGGAAATGGGTTTGTTTGGCGGTCCTAATGGTTTTGAAGCTTGGATGAATCTTAATACACATCCTTCTTGCAAACAGAAG CAACGGATCAAAGCCTACACCTTAATGCAAACTTTTGCATCAGGCCTCAATGGtctgttgagcaatcttgtgcaagGCATGACTGAATCAGCTGATACCGATACTCGAAAATGA